A genomic segment from Torulaspora globosa chromosome 3, complete sequence encodes:
- the RPN10 gene encoding proteasome regulatory particle base subunit RPN10 (ancestral locus Anc_4.372), translated as MVLEATIIVIDNSEYSRNGDFPRTRFEAQIDAVEYIFQAKRNGNPENTVGLISSAGSNPRVLSTFTSEFGKILTGLHDTKIEGSTHLGTAMQIAALTLKHRQNKVQHQRIVVFVCSPIKDKRDELLKLAKKLKKNSISVDIISFGETDTNAQLLEEFIETVNNSQDESSHLVTVSPGPRLLYEHIASSPVILEEGAAGMGGFDGSAAGDNAFMDFGVDPSMDPELAMALRLSMEEEQQRQQRLRQQQQEQEQQSQAVQEDNEQGQEPKT; from the coding sequence ATGGTTTTGGAGGCTACGATTATTGTTATTGACAACTCTGAATACTCCAGAAACGGAGACTTTCCTAGGACGCGTTTCGAGGCCCAAATCGATGCAGTAGAATATATCTTTCAGGCGAAGCGCAATGGCAATCCTGAAAATACGGTAGGTCTGATATCTTCTGCGGGTTCTAATCCTCGTGTGCTGTCAACCTTCACTTCCGAGTTTGGTAAAATTCTTACCGGTTTGCACGACACAAAGATAGAGGGATCGACTCATTTGGGGACCGCTATGCAGATTGCCGCACTTACCCTTAAGCATCGCCAGAATAAAGTACAGCACCAAAGGATTGTGGTGTTTGTTTGCAGTCCGATCAAGGACAAGCGggatgagctgctgaaattggccaaaaagctgaagaaaaacagTATAAGCGTGGATATCATCAGCTTTGGTGAGACGGATACCAATGCCCAGCTATTGGAGGAGTTTATTGAGACCGTGAATAATTCGCAGGACGAAAGTAGCCATCTTGTGACAGTGTCACCTGGACCAAGATTACTATACGAGCACATCGCGTCATCGCCGGTAATCCTGGAGGAAGGGGCTGCCGGAATGGGAGGTTTTGAtggatctgctgctggtgacAATGCCTTCATGGACTTTGGTGTGGATCCATCGATGGACCCTGAACTGGCTATGGCGCTGCGTCTGTCgatggaagaagagcaacAAAGGCAGCAGAGGCTAagacagcagcagcaagaaCAGGAGCAGCAATCCCAGGCAGTTCAAGAAGACAATGAGCAGGGACAAGAACCAAAGACCTAG
- the IML1 gene encoding GTPase-activating protein IML1 (ancestral locus Anc_4.373), producing the protein MPRDGPMFTSLRGKSQRPLSSTTSEVARSNNLTNANSIQLSAGNLTVGSNQKSGQYGNGRTDGSRGAGVSAMQKPSASMAKAVNVDKSPIPESHAGGRERERAILKPLELVYHEPRYSSDLVMINLSDLPEISEGDICELRTYHKVPGANGRKIYFVAKDFDSETKRRIKSPQVSVLSGQLQSLLDLPARSKVWLRSKQKAKCEADLVELNIKDCLLNRGDMWCFSSQLVGTCVFSSQRLTFLSSIRATVRGVYREGKKILSGYIGEKTRVVFRSESARLIFLIQITDEMWNFEESGEQLFQKMVNSLFPKIFKRWKDIDTHHSITIAFASSVDFSDVPFRELKPGEILKNTTDFFRIVVDQVHVIHWVEIMETLRREFMRLTKDILNVMTEERHSVIKGRFSPVIKSNILELVNFATTILTDPFRQPDLRHTTTHVIIISPGSGLYDVDYDLLKLTGKKLLSLEMNMDLVCLSRAPLHVVPLFRYLDYDRKIHHCSPTWLSIFYWNDSSEGWYPRCKIYDLQMMGLTENDVMQEVHVEGLQIKKDKKTIKQFMESYDNSVFHCKIPSSDPIDNYPMRVPGKKQSDPNNRSRANTSFEWNAPKVADAVLEEVQKTKVLASLYTVRNDSYADTTEKSKTLSPLGTRRQTAVDTLKGITRKTSVKDFTHKIVNRLMPGWDRDSAKESSLVGPSAAAATVPKSTEGDLNEENMTQSTPKLSSPTIVKTLDALNQRDGRNNMSPVYNHSIRGSVSTLNSQKESAPLPNERKTNSSSRGTDGEIIESIDANWIEVKNPSLPVSNELAGQMLPPRWNDVLPRYVAKKYSKWRSFTTPADLPITISSFPSKKDFESNFILRNHSVMLNPDQESSSRSYKHLLRDLVYMRLVTGFQICVGKQAKLVELSDNQGSTENPIAKYIGDKWTNIKIYMMIDSEIHRLSCGIDGVIDVQRYIRKNEENPYERVPTYIPLVKTRYENAYRSAEIDPLHATRSSFNWNQIDQVIAGYGDCGFNKKSYGFRSKLVVLPTDLPSKTFSSVINGRSETLTPEEIRLEGLRRLISSINRIKQRATKEKSCHNTKREEIQQEIKFYTGSLFDFINEQKESLERSALDFKDSIFADDKTQIKKDVDLNTLSQKLQQGSNPLPLFNRKWHWKKHQNSFIGAEMVNWLITNFGDINTREEAVEYGQSLMEKGLFVHVLNKHGFLDGHYFYQLSPEYVVDQKKSEKATPEDKPITASKRSKRGDSVSISSESNTGAFSVTLSGTNSHISQDSASELKDSRDAKKKPIVMLSSSVVINVDVANKSYKPEICTVHYDKVHNPEHCFHIRLEWLTTTPKLLDDLVGNWSRLCERYGLRLTEIPWKELCAIPSINPFHSFVDIKLAINPWEDPEFKDIEVLATSKFYYHMYLLKASGFLLDNRASTFLQESECEFEIVYSWGTPEFKYAQYIHNTGAYIAEIRSNGNLFLAPNNIYLSRVNPGNVVGKSQTSPQYALDAQRVMLDFRETCTDYEKLRTILLEAKDNWFKEQFYDEF; encoded by the coding sequence ATGCCCCGTGATGGTCCCATGTTTACGAGCCTACGAGGCAAAAGCCAGCGACCTTTGTCTTCAACCACATCAGAGGTTGCGCGGAGTAATAACCTAACGAACGCGAATAGCATCCAGCTGAGTGCTGGTAATTTGACTGTGGGATCTAATCAGAAATCTGGGCAATATGGTAATGGGAGGACGGATGGAAGCAGGGGCGCTGGCGTCTCTGCGATGCAGAAGCCCTCAGCTTCAATGGCGAAAGCGGTAAATGTGGATAAGTCTCCCATCCCAGAATCGCATGCTGGTGGTCGTGAGAGGGAGAGAGCCATCTTGAAGCCTTTGGAACTGGTATACCATGAGCCGCGATACTCAAGCGATTTGGTCATGATCAACCTGTCAGACTTGCCAGAAATCTCGGAGGGAGATATATGCGAGCTGAGAACGTACCACAAGGTTCCTGGAGCCAATGGCCGCAAGATTTATTTCGTGGCCAAGGATTTCGACTCTGAGACCAAGAGAAGGATTAAGAGTCCTCAAGTTTCGGTTTTGTCAGGACAATTGCAATCGCTCTTGGATCTGCCAGCCAGATCAAAAGTATGGTTGAGATCAAAGCAGAAAGCAAAATGCGAAGCTGATCTTGTCGAACTTAACATAAAGGATTGCCTCCTAAACAGGGGCGATATGTGGTGTTTTTCCTCTCAATTGGTTGGAACCTGCGTATTTTCAAGCCAAAGGTTGACCTTTCTCAGCTCAATTCGAGCCACCGTCAGAGGAGTTTACAGAGAAGGTAAGAAGATACTTTCAGGATACATTGGTGAAAAGACAAGAGTCGTGTTTCGATCTGAGAGTGCGCGTCTAATATTTCTGATTCAGATTACTGATGAAATGTggaactttgaagaatctgGTGAACAGCtatttcaaaagatggtTAATTCTCTGTTCCCGAAAATATTCAAGCGCTGGAAGGACATTGACACGCATCATAGCATTACGATTGCATTTGCATCGTCAGTTGATTTCTCAGATGTGCCATTTAGAGAGCTGAAGCCCGGCgagatattgaagaatacaaCTGATTTTTTTAGAATAGTAGTCGATCAGGTTCATGTGATTCATTGGGTGGAAATTATGGAAACCTTGAGGCGAGAATTCATGCGACTGACTAAGGATATCTTAAACGTGATGACTGAAGAAAGGCACAGTGTCATTAAGGGGAGATTTTCGCCAGTAATCAAGTCGAACATTCTCGAGCTGGTTAACTTTGCTACGACGATTCTAACAGATCCTTTCAGGCAACCGGATCTACGACATACAACAACTCATGTTATTATTATTAGTCCCGGTTCTGGACTCTACGATGTGGACTATGATTTACTCAAATTAACGGGAAAAAAGCTACTATCGTTGGAAATGAACATGGATTTGGTATGTCTTTCACGAGCTCCGTTACATGTCGTGCCACTGTTCAGGTATTTAGATTATGATCGAAAGATCCATCATTGTAGTCCAACCTGGTTGAGTATCTTTTATTGGAATGACTCCTCTGAGGGCTGGTATCCAAGGTGTAAAATTTACGACCTGCAGATGATGGGCCTCACGGAGAATGACGTTATGCAAGAAGTGCATGTGGAAGGTCTGCAGATTAAAAAAGATAAAAAGACCATTAAGCAGTTCATGGAAAGCTACGATAATTCAGTTTTCCACTGCAAAATTCCAAGCTCAGATCCAATTGATAACTATCCGATGCGCGTCCCTGGCAAGAAGCAATCAGACCCTAACAATAGGTCACGAGCGAATACGAGCTTCGAATGGAATGCCCCGAAAGTTGCGGATGctgtccttgaagaagtacaGAAAACTAAGGTTCTGGCGAGCCTCTATACAGTAAGAAATGATAGTTATGCTGATACAACAGAGAAGAGCAAGACATTGAGTCCTCTAGGAACTAGAAGACAAACTGCCGTCGATACGCTTAAAGGGATTACTAGGAAAACTTCCGTCAAAGATTTTACTCACAAGATTGTAAACCGATTGATGCCTGGATGGGATAGGGATTCGGCGAAGGAAAGTAGTCTGGTTGGTCCATCAGCCGCAGCTGCGACGGTTCCTAAGTCGACTGAAGGAGACTTGAATGAAGAGAATATGACACAGTCCACACCTAAACTTTCCAGTCCAACAATCGTAAAGACTTTAGATGCCTTAAATCAGCGAGATGGACGTAACAACATGTCTCCCGTCTACAACCATTCAATTCGTGGGTCTGTCAGTACTCTGAACTCACAAAAAGAAAGTGCGCCACTTCCGAATGAAAGGAAAACGAATTCAAGCAGCAGAGGGACCGATGGCGAAATCATCGAGTCGATTGATGCTAACTGGATAGAGGTCAAAAATCCCTCTCTTCCGGTGAGTAATGAGCTGGCAGGACAAATGCTGCCTCCCCGATGGAATGACGTATTACCGCGATATGTTGCGAAGAAGTACAGCAAATGGCGGTCTTTCACGACTCCGGCTGATTTACCCATTACTATATCCAGTTTTCCTTCcaagaaagattttgaaagTAACTTTATTCTCAGAAACCATTCAGTAATGTTAAATCCAGATCAGGAATCTTCATCTCGGAGTTATAAACACCTTTTACGTGACCTAGTCTATATGAGACTTGTGACTGGCTTTCAGATATGTGTTGGCAAGCAGGCTAAATTAGTCGAGCTGAGCGACAATCAAGGTAGTACCGAAAATCCTATTGCAAAATACATTGGAGACAAATGGACAAACATTAAGATCTATATGATGATAGACTCCGAGATACATCGTCTTTCTTGTGGGATTGATGGTGTTATTGATGTCCAACGGTACATTAGgaaaaatgaagaaaatccatACGAGCGAGTCCCCACCTATATACCGCTTGTCAAGACAAGGTACGAAAATGCCTACCGTAGTGCTGAGATTGACCCATTACATGCGACTCGAAGCTCATTCAACTGGAATCAAATTGATCAAGTCATAGCAGGTTATGGAGACTGCGGTTTTAATAAGAAATCCTATGGTTTCAGATCCAAGTTGGTTGTGTTGCCTACAGATCTCCCTTCTAAgactttctcttctgtAATCAATGGTAGGAGCGAGACATTGACACCAGAAGAAATACGATTAGAAGGTCTGAGGAgattgatttcttcaatcaacAGGATCAAACAACGGGCGACCAAGGAGAAAAGTTGCCACAATACGAAGAGGGAGGAGATTCAGCAAGAAATCAAATTTTACACTGGCTCACTGTTTGATTTCATTAACGAGCAAAAAgaatctcttgaaagatctgcGCTAGATTTCAAGGATTCCATTTTCGCCGATGACAAGACACAAATaaagaaagatgttgaTTTAAACACATTATCTCAAAAATTACAGCAGGGAAGTAATCCCTTGCCTTTGTTCAATCGTAAATGGCATTGGAAGAAACATCAAAACAGTTTCATAGGCGCCGAGATGGTCAATTGGTTAATAACCAATTTTGGTGATATCAACACGCGTGAGGAGGCAGTCGAGTACGGACAAAGCTTAATGGAGAAAGGTCTATTTGTTCATGTGTTGAACAAGCATGGGTTCCTGGATGGACACTATTTCTACCAGCTTTCGCCTGAATATGTTGTTGATCAGAAGAAATCTGAGAAGGCAACTCCTGAGGACAAACCCATTACCGCCAGTAAACGTAGTAAGAGAGGGGACTCGGTaagcatttcttctgaaagCAATACAGGCGCTTTTTCGGTGACACTCAGCGGTACAAACTCCCACATATCACAAGATAGCGCATCCGAATTAAAAGATTCGAGGGatgcgaagaagaagccaatCGTGATGCTAAGTTCATCGGTGGTAATAAATGTTGATGTAGCCAACAAGTCTTACAAGCCAGAGATTTGTACTGTTCATTATGACAAAGTTCACAATCCTGAGCATTGTTTTCATATTAGACTGGAGTGGTTGACTACGACGCCAAAATTGCTAGACGACCTAGTCGGTAATTGGTCTAGACTCTGCGAGCGCTATGGTCTAAGACTGACCGAAATTCCGTGGAAGGAGCTTTGCGCCATACCGTCCATCAACCCTTTTCATTCTTTCGTCGATATAAAGCTAGCAATAAATCCGTGGGAAGATCCAGAATTCAAGGACATTGAAGTGCTCGCGACTAGTAAGTTTTATTACCACATGTATCTACTCAAGGCTTCGGGATTTCTGCTTGACAATCGGGCCTCAACCTTCCTGCAAGAAAGTGAATGCGAGTTTGAAATTGTTTATTCATGGGGGACTCCAGAATTCAAGTATGCTCAGTATATTCACAATACTGGCGCTTACATTGCGGAGATCAGATCCAACGGAAATCTTTTCCTGGCTCCAAATAATATCTATCTCTCGCGCGTAAATCCTGGAAACGTTGTGGGCAAGTCGCAAACGTCACCTCAGTATGCTCTTGATGCTCAGCGAGTCATGTTAGATTTCAGAGAGACTTGCACAGACTACGAAAAGCTGAGAACGATCTTACTAGAGGCAAAAGATAATTGGTTCAAGGAACAGTTTTATGACGAATTCTGA
- the HOM6 gene encoding homoserine dehydrogenase (ancestral locus Anc_4.374): MSGKVVNVAAIGCGVIGSAFLDQLVAMKSPITYNLILIAESTKSLISDDYEPLDLQDSWRSALQASQQPSLSLKDMLQYLKKSPHPVIVVDNTSSVHISNFYPEFIRGGISIATPNKKAFSSDLNLWDELFAAKPTDGLVYHEATVGAGLPIIGTLRDLIQTGDEVEKIEGIFSGTLSYIFNEFSGIEANSVKFSDVVKKAKALGYTEPDPRDDLNGLDVARKVTILARISGLRVESPTSYPVQSLIPKALESVSSAEEFLNRLSEYDDDLTKLKQEAAAENKVLRFIGKVDLSTKEASVGIQKYDASHPFAALKGSDNVISIKTKRYVNPMVIQGAGAGDAVTAAGVLADVIKIAQRV, encoded by the coding sequence ATGTCTGGAAAAGTTGTTAATGTTGCCGCAATTGGTTGTGGTGTTATTGGTTCCGCTTTTTTGGACCAGCTAGTGGCTATGAAGTCACCAATCACCTATAATCTCATTTTGATTGCCGAGAGCACCAAATCGCTTATTTCTGACGACTACGAACCATTAGATTTGCAGGACTCATGGAGATCAGCCTTGCAAGCCAGCCAACAGCCAAGCTTGTCTCTCAAGGACATGCTACaatacttgaagaaatctcCCCACCCTGTGATCGTCGTTGACAATACTTCAAGTGTCCATATCTCCAACTTTTACCCAGAGTTCATTCGTGGTGGTATCTCGATCGCTACCCCGAACAAAAAAGCATTCTCTTCCGATCTAAACCTTTGGGATGAGCTATTCGCTGCGAAACCCACTGATGGGTTGGTCTACCATGAGGCGACAGTGGGCGCGGGTCTGCCAATTATCGGCACTTTGAGAGATCTGATCCAAACGGGCGATGAAgtcgaaaagatcgaaGGTATCTTCTCTGGGACATTGTCTTACATCTTTAACGAGTTCTCTGGTATTGAGGCTAACTCTGTCAAGTTCTCTGACGTTGTCAAAAAGGCAAAAGCGCTGGGCTACACCGAACCAGACCCAAGAGATGACTTGAACGGTCTGGATGTCGCTAGGAAGGTTACAATCTTGGCAAGAATTAGTGGTTTGAGGGTAGAGTCTCCAACCTCCTATCCAGTCCAAAGTTTGATCCCCAAAGCTTTGGAATCTGTTTCGTccgctgaagaatttttgaatAGACTGTCCGAGTATGACGACGACTTGACTAAATTgaaacaagaagctgctgccgAGAACAAGGTTTTGAGATTCATTGGTAAGGTAGACTTGAGCACCAAGGAAGCCTCCGTTGGTATTCAAAAATACGACGCTTCTCATCCTTTTGCAGCATTGAAAGGCTCTGACAACGTCATTTCCATCAAGACTAAACGTTACGTTAATCCAATGGTCATCCAAGGGGCTGGTGCGGGTGACGCAGTGACTGCGGCCGGTGTTCTTGCCGATGTGATTAAGATTGCTCAAAGAGTTTAG